A single region of the Pseudomonas sp. B21-023 genome encodes:
- the lolB gene encoding lipoprotein insertase outer membrane protein LolB produces the protein MFLRHCITFTLIALLAGCAGFGSKEAVQGQGNPQLWREHKQQLGNLDGWQINGKVGIRAPRDSGSGTLFWLQRQDYYDIRLAGPLGRGAARLTGRPGGVVLEVANQGRYEAANPEALLEEQLGWRLPVSHLVWWVRGLPAPDSKSQLTLDGDSRLASLAQDGWKVEYLSYVEQNGYWLPERLKLHGENIDVTLVVKDWQPRQLGH, from the coding sequence ATGTTCCTGCGTCATTGCATCACCTTCACCCTCATCGCCCTGCTCGCCGGCTGCGCCGGTTTCGGCAGCAAGGAAGCCGTGCAGGGCCAGGGCAACCCGCAGCTGTGGCGCGAGCACAAGCAGCAGTTGGGCAATCTCGACGGCTGGCAGATCAACGGCAAGGTCGGCATCCGCGCCCCGCGTGATTCGGGCAGCGGCACGCTGTTCTGGCTGCAGCGCCAGGACTACTACGACATCCGCCTGGCCGGCCCCCTGGGCCGCGGCGCGGCACGCTTGACCGGGCGCCCCGGCGGCGTAGTGCTGGAAGTCGCCAACCAAGGTCGCTACGAGGCGGCTAACCCCGAGGCGCTGCTGGAAGAACAACTGGGCTGGCGCCTGCCGGTGTCGCACCTGGTTTGGTGGGTGCGCGGCCTGCCCGCCCCGGACAGCAAGAGCCAGCTGACCCTCGACGGCGACAGCCGCCTGGCCAGCCTCGCCCAGGACGGCTGGAAGGTCGAATACCTGAGCTATGTGGAGCAGAACGGCTACTGGCTGCCCGAGCGCCTGAAGCTGCACGGCGAGAACATCGACGTGACCCTGGTAGTCAAGGACTGGCAGCCACGCCAGCTGGGGCACTGA
- the ispE gene encoding 4-(cytidine 5'-diphospho)-2-C-methyl-D-erythritol kinase: protein MQMLTLPAPAKLNLWLHITGRRADGYHELETVFQFLEHGDELSFALRDDGQIRLQTEIDGVPHDSNLIVRAARMLQAQSGTPLGADIWLRKVLPMGGGIGGGSSDAATTLLGLAHLWHLDWNEDRLAALGLSLGADVPVFVRGHAAFAQGVGEQLTPVDPAEPWYVVLVPQVSVSTAEIFSHPELTRDSLPLKMRPVPEGNSRNDCQPVVEQRYPEVRNALISLGKFTEARMTGTGSCVFGAFPSKAEADRVLALLSETQTGFVAKGSNISMLHRKLQSLIKKSSS, encoded by the coding sequence ATGCAAATGCTGACACTGCCGGCCCCGGCCAAGCTCAACCTGTGGCTGCACATTACTGGGCGCCGCGCCGATGGCTATCACGAGCTGGAAACCGTGTTCCAGTTTCTCGAGCACGGCGACGAACTGAGCTTCGCCCTACGCGACGACGGCCAGATCCGCCTGCAGACTGAAATTGACGGCGTGCCCCACGACAGCAACCTGATCGTCCGCGCGGCGCGGATGCTACAGGCACAGTCCGGCACTCCGCTCGGCGCCGATATCTGGCTGCGCAAGGTGCTGCCCATGGGCGGCGGCATCGGTGGCGGCAGCTCCGACGCGGCGACTACCCTGCTGGGACTCGCGCACCTGTGGCACCTGGACTGGAACGAAGATCGCCTGGCGGCCCTGGGCCTTTCGCTCGGCGCCGATGTGCCGGTGTTCGTCCGCGGACATGCTGCCTTCGCACAGGGTGTCGGCGAGCAACTGACCCCGGTCGACCCCGCCGAACCCTGGTATGTCGTGCTGGTGCCGCAAGTGTCTGTCAGCACAGCGGAAATTTTTTCGCATCCAGAGTTGACACGTGATTCCCTCCCCCTTAAGATGCGCCCCGTTCCCGAGGGAAACAGTCGAAATGACTGCCAACCGGTAGTAGAGCAACGGTATCCTGAAGTTCGCAATGCGCTGATTTCACTGGGTAAATTCACTGAAGCTCGAATGACCGGCACTGGAAGTTGTGTGTTTGGGGCCTTCCCAAGCAAAGCCGAAGCTGATAGAGTTCTGGCCCTTCTTTCAGAGACCCAAACAGGGTTTGTGGCGAAAGGAAGCAATATTTCGATGTTGCATCGCAAGCTGCAAAGTCTGATCAAGAAGTCGAGTTCATAA
- a CDS encoding ribose-phosphate pyrophosphokinase: MSKMMVFTGNANPDLARRVVRQLHIPLGDVSVGKFSDGEISAEINENVRGKDVFIIQPTCAPTNDNLMELVVMADAFRRSSASRITAVIPYFGYARQDRRPRSARVAISAKVVADMLTVVGIDRVLTVDLHADQIQGFFDIPVDNIYGSPVLVDDIEDQRFENLMIVSPDIGGVVRARAVAKSLGVDLGIIDKRREKANHSEVMHIIGDVEGRTCILVDDMVDTAGTLCHAAKALKEHGAAKVYAYCTHPVLSGRAIENIEKSVLDELVVTNTVPLSAAAQACDRIRQLDIAPVVAEAVRRISNEESISAMFR; the protein is encoded by the coding sequence GTGTCCAAGATGATGGTCTTCACGGGGAATGCAAACCCCGATCTGGCTCGGCGTGTCGTACGTCAGCTGCATATTCCACTGGGTGATGTTTCTGTCGGTAAGTTCTCCGACGGCGAAATCAGTGCTGAAATCAACGAAAATGTCCGCGGTAAAGACGTCTTCATCATTCAGCCCACCTGTGCCCCTACCAACGACAATCTGATGGAACTGGTAGTGATGGCCGATGCCTTCCGCCGCTCCTCAGCGTCGCGAATCACTGCCGTGATTCCTTACTTCGGATACGCCCGCCAGGATCGCCGTCCGCGTTCGGCACGTGTAGCCATCAGCGCCAAAGTCGTCGCTGACATGCTCACTGTCGTGGGTATCGACCGTGTACTCACCGTCGACCTTCACGCTGACCAGATCCAGGGTTTCTTCGATATCCCCGTCGACAACATCTACGGCTCGCCCGTACTGGTCGACGACATCGAAGACCAGCGTTTCGAGAACCTGATGATCGTCTCCCCGGACATCGGTGGTGTGGTGCGTGCTCGCGCCGTCGCCAAGTCCCTGGGCGTCGATCTCGGGATCATCGACAAGCGCCGCGAAAAGGCTAACCACTCCGAGGTTATGCACATCATCGGCGACGTCGAAGGACGCACCTGCATCCTGGTAGACGACATGGTCGACACCGCCGGCACCCTGTGCCACGCGGCCAAGGCCCTGAAAGAACACGGCGCTGCCAAGGTTTACGCCTACTGCACGCACCCTGTCCTGTCGGGCCGCGCGATCGAGAACATCGAGAAGTCGGTACTGGACGAGCTGGTGGTGACCAACACCGTTCCGCTGTCCGCCGCTGCTCAAGCCTGTGACCGTATCCGCCAGCTGGATATCGCACCGGTTGTCGCTGAAGCGGTACGCCGCATCAGCAACGAAGAATCGATCAGCGCGATGTTCCGCTAA
- a CDS encoding 50S ribosomal protein L25/general stress protein Ctc, with protein sequence MTDFILNAQARTDLGKGASRRLRHSANIPAVVYGGDKEAQSLTIVAKEIAKLFENEAAFSHVIELNVDGAKQNVVVKAMQRHPAKGFIMHADFVRVVAGQKLTAKVPVHFVGEEAPIKKGGEISHVVSEIEVSCEAKDLPEFIEVDLANAEVGTIIHLSDLKAPKGVEFVALAHGDDKAVANVHAPRVAAEAAEGAAE encoded by the coding sequence ATGACTGATTTCATCCTGAACGCCCAAGCGCGTACTGACCTGGGGAAAGGTGCGAGCCGCCGCCTGCGTCACTCCGCCAACATCCCTGCCGTTGTCTACGGTGGCGATAAAGAAGCCCAATCCCTGACCATCGTGGCCAAGGAAATCGCCAAGCTGTTCGAAAACGAAGCTGCCTTCAGCCACGTTATCGAACTGAATGTCGACGGCGCCAAGCAGAACGTCGTGGTCAAGGCCATGCAGCGTCACCCGGCCAAAGGCTTCATCATGCACGCCGACTTCGTTCGCGTCGTTGCTGGCCAGAAGCTGACCGCCAAGGTCCCGGTTCACTTCGTCGGCGAAGAAGCCCCGATCAAGAAAGGCGGCGAGATCTCGCACGTTGTTTCCGAGATCGAAGTTTCCTGCGAAGCCAAAGACCTGCCTGAGTTCATCGAAGTCGACCTGGCCAACGCCGAAGTCGGCACCATCATCCACCTGTCGGACCTGAAAGCTCCGAAAGGCGTAGAGTTCGTTGCTCTGGCCCACGGTGATGACAAAGCTGTTGCCAACGTCCACGCCCCGCGCGTTGCCGCTGAAGCTGCTGAAGGCGCTGCCGAGTAA
- the pth gene encoding aminoacyl-tRNA hydrolase: MTAIQLIVGLGNPGPEYEQTRHNAGALFVERLASAQRVSLSADKKYFGLTAKFSHQGNDVRLLIPTTYMNRSGQSVAALANFFRIKPEAILVAHDELDLPPGVAKLKRGGGHGGHNGLRDIIAQLGNQNDFHRLRLGIGHPGDAKLVSNFVLGRAPRAEQEKLDASIDFALGVMPDVLAGDFAKAMRELHSQKA; the protein is encoded by the coding sequence GTGACCGCCATCCAGTTGATCGTCGGCCTGGGTAACCCCGGCCCCGAATACGAACAGACCCGGCATAACGCAGGGGCTCTTTTCGTTGAACGCCTCGCCAGCGCCCAGCGCGTCTCGCTGTCCGCTGACAAGAAGTATTTCGGCCTGACGGCTAAGTTCAGCCATCAAGGCAACGATGTTCGTTTGCTGATCCCCACCACCTACATGAACCGTAGCGGCCAGTCCGTGGCGGCTCTGGCCAATTTCTTCCGCATCAAGCCGGAAGCGATCCTGGTGGCGCACGACGAACTCGACCTGCCCCCCGGCGTCGCCAAGCTCAAGAGAGGCGGCGGCCATGGTGGGCACAACGGCCTGCGCGACATCATCGCGCAGCTCGGCAACCAGAACGACTTCCACCGCCTGCGGCTTGGCATCGGCCACCCGGGTGACGCCAAACTGGTCTCCAACTTCGTCCTGGGCCGCGCGCCGCGCGCCGAGCAGGAGAAGCTCGACGCCAGCATCGATTTTGCCCTCGGCGTGATGCCCGACGTGCTTGCCGGCGACTTCGCCAAGGCGATGCGCGAACTGCACAGCCAGAAGGCCTGA
- the ychF gene encoding redox-regulated ATPase YchF encodes MGFNCGIVGLPNVGKSTLFNALTKSGIAAENFPFCTIEPNSGIVPMPDARLAALAEIVKPNRILPTTMEFVDIAGLVAGASKGEGLGNKFLANIRETDAIAHVVRCFEDENVIHVSNSVDPKRDIEIIDLELIFADLDSCEKQLQKVARNAKGGDKDALAQKAILEKLIPHFTEGKPARSLMKNMADDEKAVIRGFHLLTSKPVMYIANVAEDGFDNNPHLDVVKAIAEEEGAVVVPVCNKIEAEIAELDDGEEKDMFLEALGLEEPGLNRVIRAGYELLNLQTYFTAGVQEVRAWTVRVGATAPQAAGVIHTDFEKGFIRAEVVAYDDFIQFKGESGAKEAGKWRLEGKDYIVKDGDVMHFRFNV; translated from the coding sequence ATGGGTTTCAATTGCGGCATCGTCGGCCTGCCCAACGTCGGCAAGTCCACCCTGTTCAACGCCCTGACCAAGTCCGGCATCGCGGCGGAGAACTTCCCCTTCTGCACCATCGAGCCGAACAGCGGCATCGTGCCGATGCCCGACGCACGCCTGGCCGCGCTGGCCGAGATCGTCAAGCCGAACCGCATCCTGCCGACCACCATGGAATTCGTCGACATCGCCGGCCTGGTCGCTGGCGCCTCGAAAGGTGAAGGCCTGGGCAACAAGTTCCTCGCCAACATCCGCGAGACCGACGCCATCGCCCACGTGGTGCGCTGCTTCGAAGACGAGAACGTGATCCACGTTTCCAACAGCGTCGACCCCAAGCGCGACATCGAGATCATCGACCTCGAACTGATCTTTGCCGACCTCGACAGCTGCGAGAAGCAACTGCAGAAGGTCGCCCGCAACGCCAAGGGCGGCGACAAGGATGCCCTGGCACAGAAGGCCATCCTGGAAAAACTGATCCCGCACTTCACCGAAGGCAAGCCGGCACGCAGCCTGATGAAGAACATGGCTGACGACGAGAAGGCCGTCATCCGCGGTTTCCACCTGCTGACCAGCAAGCCGGTGATGTACATCGCCAACGTTGCCGAAGATGGCTTCGACAACAACCCGCACCTGGACGTGGTCAAGGCCATCGCCGAGGAAGAAGGCGCGGTCGTGGTACCGGTGTGCAACAAGATCGAAGCCGAGATCGCCGAACTCGACGACGGTGAGGAGAAGGACATGTTCCTCGAGGCCCTGGGCCTGGAAGAGCCTGGCCTGAACCGCGTGATCCGCGCCGGCTACGAGCTGCTCAACCTGCAGACCTACTTCACTGCAGGCGTGCAGGAAGTGCGTGCCTGGACCGTGCGCGTGGGCGCCACCGCGCCGCAGGCGGCCGGCGTGATCCACACCGACTTCGAGAAAGGCTTCATCCGCGCCGAAGTGGTGGCCTATGACGACTTCATCCAGTTCAAGGGTGAGAGCGGCGCCAAGGAAGCCGGTAAATGGCGCCTTGAGGGCAAGGACTACATCGTCAAGGATGGCGACGTGATGCACTTCCGCTTCAACGTCTGA
- a CDS encoding MFS transporter — MSPRIWLLALATFVTGMAENITVGILPALADGLQVPLGIAGQLTTVFSLSFALAAPFSPLLTTRLPLRRLLCATLAIFALCNLAAALAPGYTALLVARIGMAATSALTCLTCTLMATRMVPEALRGRAIGVIFMGICSSLVLGVPAGMLLCDVLGWRGVFTGLSVLAMAVLLMACQGLPQLQSSERIALHSYVRHLRDSRLMAAQGVSLLMIAGHFTVFAYLAPYAHQVAAIPLQWLAAVFAAFGIAGVSGGYVGGWMADRLGAGRSIALAPLLYLASLLVLPLSVDTPGLFLATMMLWGGLSWTTSPVVQSYLATRGPDTFPAGMSLNMSAMHLGVGLGSAIGGVVITGATLAATPWAGAALTALAAGLAFWSARPPAEPGFSEREPA; from the coding sequence ATGAGCCCGCGTATTTGGCTGCTGGCCCTGGCGACTTTCGTCACGGGCATGGCAGAAAACATCACGGTCGGCATCCTGCCGGCCCTGGCCGATGGCCTGCAAGTCCCACTCGGTATCGCCGGGCAGCTGACCACGGTGTTCTCCCTGAGCTTCGCCCTCGCCGCGCCCTTCTCTCCCCTGCTGACCACACGCCTGCCATTGCGCCGCCTGCTGTGCGCCACCCTGGCGATTTTTGCCCTGTGCAACCTGGCAGCAGCCTTGGCGCCTGGCTATACCGCGTTGTTGGTGGCGCGCATAGGCATGGCCGCGACCAGCGCCCTGACCTGCCTGACTTGCACCCTGATGGCCACGCGCATGGTGCCCGAGGCCCTGCGTGGCCGCGCCATCGGGGTGATCTTCATGGGCATCTGCAGCTCGCTGGTGCTGGGGGTGCCGGCCGGGATGCTGCTGTGCGACGTGCTGGGCTGGCGTGGCGTCTTCACCGGGCTGAGCGTGCTGGCAATGGCAGTGCTGCTGATGGCCTGCCAAGGGTTGCCGCAGTTGCAGAGCAGCGAACGCATCGCCCTGCACAGCTATGTCCGCCATCTGCGCGACAGCCGCCTGATGGCAGCCCAGGGCGTGTCGTTGCTGATGATTGCCGGGCACTTCACGGTCTTTGCCTACCTGGCCCCCTATGCCCACCAGGTCGCCGCCATTCCGCTGCAATGGCTGGCGGCAGTGTTCGCCGCCTTCGGCATCGCCGGTGTTTCGGGCGGCTATGTCGGCGGCTGGATGGCGGACCGGCTCGGCGCAGGCCGCTCCATCGCGCTGGCGCCGCTGCTCTATCTCGCCAGCTTGCTGGTACTGCCCTTGAGCGTGGACACACCAGGGTTGTTCCTGGCGACCATGATGCTCTGGGGCGGGCTGAGCTGGACCACCTCACCGGTGGTGCAGAGCTACCTGGCGACCCGTGGCCCGGACACCTTCCCAGCCGGCATGAGCCTGAACATGTCGGCCATGCACCTGGGCGTCGGGCTGGGTTCAGCCATCGGCGGCGTGGTGATCACCGGGGCGACGCTGGCGGCCACCCCCTGGGCCGGCGCCGCGCTGACCGCCTTGGCGGCGGGCCTGGCGTTCTGGTCGGCCCGCCCTCCTGCCGAGCCAGGCTTCAGCGAGCGCGAACCGGCGTAG
- a CDS encoding LysR substrate-binding domain-containing protein, with protein sequence MFDLNDLYLYAKVVEHGGFAPAGRILGLPKSRLSRRVAKLEERLGVRLIQRSTRQFQVTEVGLEYYRHCLGMLEQAVAAEDAVERNRAEPRGIVRLASSTALLDSRLAPMLARFMAQCPVVELLVKSYNRRVDVIGEGFDLVLSVQHQPLESSELVMRRLAPSRQCLVAAPGLLAEHGRPVSPEGLQLLPSLNWGANVQDATWMLVGPAGAEAAVRHRPRVVSDDLAVLREAALAGVGVVLLPEEAVRADLADGRLVHVLDDWAPREGEVVALFPSRRGLMPAVRKLIDYLADAFEQEQQVATPVRAR encoded by the coding sequence ATGTTCGACCTGAACGACCTTTATCTCTATGCCAAGGTGGTGGAGCACGGCGGCTTCGCGCCCGCCGGGCGCATCCTTGGCCTGCCCAAGTCACGCCTCAGCCGGCGCGTGGCCAAGCTCGAGGAGCGCCTGGGCGTGCGCCTGATCCAGCGCTCCACGCGGCAGTTCCAGGTAACCGAGGTGGGCCTGGAGTATTACCGCCATTGCCTGGGCATGCTCGAGCAGGCCGTCGCCGCCGAGGATGCCGTCGAGCGCAACCGCGCCGAGCCCCGTGGCATCGTGCGCCTGGCCAGCAGCACCGCGCTGCTCGATTCACGCCTGGCGCCGATGCTGGCGCGCTTCATGGCGCAATGTCCGGTGGTCGAGTTGTTGGTCAAGAGCTACAACCGTCGGGTGGATGTGATCGGCGAGGGCTTTGACCTGGTGCTGAGCGTGCAGCACCAGCCATTGGAAAGCAGCGAGCTGGTGATGCGTCGCCTGGCCCCGAGCCGTCAGTGCCTGGTGGCTGCGCCGGGCCTGCTGGCCGAACACGGGCGGCCCGTGTCGCCGGAAGGGCTCCAGCTCCTGCCGAGCCTGAACTGGGGCGCCAATGTGCAGGACGCGACCTGGATGTTGGTCGGGCCTGCTGGCGCCGAGGCTGCCGTGCGCCATCGTCCCCGCGTGGTGTCGGACGACCTCGCGGTACTGCGCGAGGCCGCCCTGGCCGGCGTGGGCGTGGTGCTGCTGCCCGAGGAGGCGGTGCGTGCTGACCTTGCTGACGGGCGGCTGGTACATGTTCTCGACGACTGGGCGCCACGGGAAGGGGAGGTGGTGGCGCTGTTCCCTTCCCGGCGCGGGTTGATGCCCGCGGTGCGCAAGCTGATCGACTACCTGGCCGACGCCTTCGAGCAGGAGCAGCAGGTCGCTACGCCGGTTCGCGCTCGCTGA
- the ycaC gene encoding isochorismate family cysteine hydrolase YcaC — protein MAFQYKRLDKNNAAVLLVDHQTGLLSLVRDIDPDRFKNNVLALADLAKYFKLPTILTTSFETGPNGPLVPELKEQFPEAPYVARPGNINAWDNEDFVKAVKATGKKQLIIAGVVTEVCVAFPALSALEEGFEVFVVTDASGTFNELTRDSAWRRMEAAGAQLMTWFGVACELHRDWRNDIEGLGTLFSNHIPDYRNLMTSYSKLAK, from the coding sequence ATGGCATTCCAATACAAGCGTCTGGACAAGAACAACGCCGCGGTACTGCTGGTCGATCACCAGACCGGCCTGTTGTCGCTGGTACGCGACATCGACCCGGACCGGTTCAAGAACAACGTGTTGGCGCTGGCCGACCTGGCCAAGTACTTCAAGTTGCCGACCATCCTCACCACCAGCTTCGAGACCGGCCCCAACGGCCCGCTGGTACCCGAGCTCAAGGAGCAGTTCCCCGAGGCGCCCTACGTCGCCCGCCCCGGCAACATCAATGCCTGGGACAACGAGGACTTCGTCAAGGCGGTGAAGGCCACCGGCAAGAAGCAGCTGATCATCGCCGGTGTGGTCACCGAGGTGTGCGTGGCCTTCCCGGCGCTGTCGGCGCTGGAGGAGGGCTTCGAGGTGTTCGTGGTCACCGACGCTTCCGGCACCTTCAACGAACTGACCCGCGACTCGGCCTGGCGCCGCATGGAAGCCGCCGGCGCCCAGCTGATGACCTGGTTCGGCGTGGCCTGCGAGCTGCACCGTGACTGGCGCAACGACATCGAAGGCTTGGGCACGCTGTTCTCCAACCACATCCCCGACTACCGCAACCTGATGACCAGCTACAGCAAGCTGGCCAAATGA
- a CDS encoding hydrolase — translation MSNFSQAANFEGQVPRIDPDNATMLLIDHQSGLFQTVKDMPMTALRANAITLAKVASLAKIPVITTASVPQGPNGPLIPEIHEAAPHAQYVARKGEINAWDNPEFVAAVKATGRKQLIIAGTITSVCMAFPSISAVAAGYQVFAVIDASGTYSKMAQEVTLARVVQAGVVPMDTAAVCSEVQRTWNRPDAAQWAEAYSAVFPHYQLLIESYAKAQAVVTGHEQLDSQRN, via the coding sequence ATGAGCAATTTCTCGCAAGCCGCCAACTTCGAAGGCCAAGTGCCACGCATCGACCCCGACAACGCCACGATGCTGCTGATCGACCACCAGAGTGGCCTGTTCCAGACGGTCAAGGACATGCCCATGACCGCACTGCGGGCCAACGCCATCACCCTGGCCAAGGTCGCCAGCCTGGCGAAGATCCCGGTCATCACCACCGCCTCGGTACCCCAGGGTCCCAACGGCCCGTTGATCCCGGAAATCCACGAGGCTGCGCCACACGCGCAATACGTGGCCCGCAAAGGTGAGATCAACGCCTGGGACAACCCCGAGTTCGTCGCTGCGGTGAAGGCCACTGGGCGCAAGCAACTGATCATCGCCGGCACCATCACCAGCGTGTGCATGGCCTTCCCCAGCATCAGCGCGGTGGCCGCCGGCTACCAGGTGTTCGCGGTCATCGACGCGTCAGGCACCTACTCCAAGATGGCCCAGGAAGTGACCTTGGCGCGGGTGGTCCAGGCCGGCGTGGTGCCGATGGACACCGCCGCCGTCTGCTCCGAGGTGCAGCGCACCTGGAACCGCCCGGATGCCGCACAGTGGGCCGAGGCCTACAGTGCGGTGTTCCCGCACTATCAACTGTTGATCGAGAGCTACGCCAAGGCCCAGGCCGTCGTCACCGGCCATGAGCAACTGGACTCGCAACGCAACTGA
- a CDS encoding nuclear transport factor 2 family protein has protein sequence MDQTLQVRQAAAGLVAAFASNNTARYFACFSEDATFLFHTLPQPLLSRRAYEDLWASWQADGFAVLGCESSNVQVSLQGDVAIFMHDVATRLRVAGEILDQNERETIVFRLHGDRWLACHEHLSVVSPA, from the coding sequence GTGGACCAGACACTCCAGGTACGGCAGGCCGCCGCCGGCCTCGTAGCCGCCTTCGCCAGCAACAACACCGCCCGCTACTTCGCCTGCTTCAGCGAAGACGCCACCTTCCTCTTCCACACCTTGCCGCAACCGCTGCTGTCGCGCCGTGCCTATGAAGATCTCTGGGCCAGCTGGCAGGCGGACGGTTTCGCCGTGCTCGGCTGCGAGTCGAGCAATGTCCAGGTGAGCCTGCAGGGCGACGTGGCGATCTTCATGCACGACGTGGCCACGCGCCTGCGCGTCGCCGGCGAGATCCTCGACCAGAACGAGCGCGAGACCATCGTCTTCCGTCTGCACGGCGACCGCTGGCTGGCCTGTCACGAGCACCTGTCGGTCGTCTCGCCGGCCTGA
- a CDS encoding cytosine permease has protein sequence MSHSTGIETNGVEQIPDDQRDAAPLDLFRLIFGGANTFATAVLGSFPVLFGLSFQAGVWAILLGVGVGALILAPMGLFGALNGTNNAVSSGAHFGVHGRIVGSFLSLLTAVAFFSLSVWSSGDALVGGAKRLVGLPETDLTLGLAYGLFAILVLVVCIFGFRFMLWVNKIAVWASSLLFLLGIFAFAGPFDAGYAGSVNLGQAGFWAAFVGAAILAMSNPVSFGAFLGDWSRYIPRQTPKSRIMLAVILAQAATLIPFLFGLCTATLVASQAPDYIAANNYVGGLLAISPGWFFLPVCLIAVIGGMSTGTTALYGTGLDMSSVFPRLLSRAAATLLIGVLAIGFIFVGRFTFNLVQSVSTFAVLIITCTSPWMVIMILGLITRRGFYHADDLQVFTRGQQGGHYWFDHGWNWRGMGAWIPSAVVGLCFVNLPGQFVGPLGELAGGIDLSLPVTLGIAAVLYLILLNLFPEPAGVYGPLGPRWVRCKSTPLKPVTTAEMA, from the coding sequence ATGAGCCACTCGACCGGTATCGAGACCAATGGCGTCGAACAGATCCCCGACGATCAACGCGACGCCGCCCCGCTGGACCTGTTCCGCCTGATCTTCGGCGGTGCCAATACCTTCGCCACCGCCGTGCTGGGCAGCTTCCCGGTGCTGTTCGGGCTGTCGTTCCAGGCCGGGGTCTGGGCGATCCTGCTCGGCGTCGGCGTGGGTGCGCTGATCCTCGCGCCGATGGGCCTGTTCGGCGCGCTCAACGGCACCAACAACGCGGTATCGTCCGGCGCGCACTTCGGTGTGCACGGGCGTATCGTCGGCTCGTTCCTGTCGCTGCTGACCGCCGTCGCGTTCTTCTCGCTATCGGTATGGAGCTCCGGCGATGCCCTGGTCGGCGGCGCCAAGCGCCTGGTCGGCCTGCCGGAAACCGACCTGACCCTCGGCCTGGCCTACGGCCTGTTCGCGATACTGGTGCTGGTGGTGTGCATCTTTGGCTTCCGCTTCATGCTGTGGGTCAACAAGATTGCGGTGTGGGCCTCGAGCCTGCTGTTCCTGCTGGGCATCTTCGCTTTCGCCGGGCCCTTCGATGCAGGCTACGCCGGCAGCGTCAACCTCGGCCAGGCAGGCTTCTGGGCGGCGTTCGTCGGCGCGGCGATCCTGGCCATGAGCAACCCGGTGTCGTTCGGCGCCTTCCTCGGCGACTGGTCGCGCTACATCCCGCGGCAAACGCCCAAGTCGCGCATCATGCTGGCGGTGATCCTCGCCCAGGCCGCCACGCTGATCCCGTTCCTGTTCGGCCTGTGCACCGCCACCCTGGTGGCCAGCCAGGCACCGGACTACATCGCCGCCAACAACTACGTCGGCGGCCTGCTGGCGATCTCGCCGGGCTGGTTCTTCCTGCCGGTGTGCCTGATCGCGGTGATCGGCGGCATGTCCACCGGCACCACAGCGCTGTACGGCACCGGCCTGGACATGTCCAGCGTGTTCCCGCGCCTGCTCAGCCGCGCCGCCGCTACCTTGTTGATCGGCGTGCTGGCCATCGGCTTCATCTTCGTCGGCCGCTTCACCTTCAACCTGGTGCAGAGCGTGTCGACATTCGCCGTGCTGATCATCACCTGCACCAGCCCGTGGATGGTGATCATGATCCTCGGCCTGATCACCCGCCGCGGCTTCTACCATGCCGACGACCTGCAAGTGTTCACCCGTGGCCAGCAAGGCGGTCACTACTGGTTCGACCACGGCTGGAACTGGCGCGGCATGGGCGCGTGGATCCCCAGCGCGGTGGTTGGCCTGTGCTTCGTCAACCTGCCCGGGCAGTTCGTCGGCCCGCTGGGCGAGCTCGCCGGCGGCATCGACCTGAGCCTGCCGGTGACCCTCGGAATCGCCGCCGTGCTGTACCTGATCCTGCTCAACCTGTTCCCTGAACCTGCTGGCGTGTATGGCCCCCTGGGCCCGCGCTGGGTGCGTTGCAAAAGCACGCCGTTAAAGCCCGTGACCACTGCCGAAATGGCCTGA